The following proteins come from a genomic window of Nymphalis io chromosome 6, ilAglIoxx1.1, whole genome shotgun sequence:
- the LOC126768870 gene encoding chaoptin-like: MKIFFRLEAKSNENGIIQFISLLFFFLPIYRAQNTVECTEDIRNNKCSCYTFEDATYLDCQDTTIKNIKNALKRVTNVYSFSIYDLDGSEEALGPHFIPQGACIKHIHITRTNIRDLDDETFMPLRKCLETLSIVSSKIKLIPQKALSGMLKLMSLELISNYIEDIQSYSFYGLPLVKLNIKGNIIQHVSDTAFITLESTLSEIDLSENNLTLFPIISLANLKHLQTLKLAWNEIHSIENLENSNLLSLEYLDLDSNNFEFISEDCLKFSPSLQVLSFHFNFIANVHHRAFYSLVNLKSLDLSHNRIKVLHTNLFQNNKKIEFIDLSHNHLHHFHGLLCNMPSLSKVFLSHNNILEVPIDSFFNSSKISVIHLDKNCIQTINSESFSDLENLEELQVDYNYLNEVPHSILSNNKNLKKLKLDNNKFSDLNKDAFVSLINLKDLRIHNNELKYIAKNTFNNSINLEEIYLNHNKITFIESGTFEKMSNLKFIALHNNKLTDIENILPKINSQLALLFLEFNRLTSVSHIVLGPQRRLHQLNLKNNHLKFVSKATFTNLTYLTRLEMSHNELIIIDDFSFQRLNSARYLDLQYNKIKNITSYTFFGLSELEDLDLSNNKIVFIFDMAFHTLKKLRSINLSFNPLKILNKNLFQQGLPLSSLLLDNAEIELIENGTFHGLNNLKYLSLRNNSLKSSDLMCLDIPGLKYLSLSYNILDYLPVETFLNLPLLEILLLEHCNLEKIIEGSFINNNNLFKINIAQNLISDIPDKLFSSFNSITELNISNNFLDYIPYSMLDNFTLIETLDITDNLIPTIEISGLEKLTKLKSLILRKNEILTISCTKKIILNELIQFDISFNRLNNLPEFIFDNFPNIQNINISHNNIMHFDFLLSYKKVGVSLINIDLSKNPAISWATTKKVDNGSLIDSLYELHITLTNLTNIEDITFELFTNIQHLYLQFNKIRRLSISPFSKLFYLESLDLSYNRITHLKTSNFRGLIKLNSLCLSNNNIESMESFDEDLSNLKLLDLSYNKLQNIINEHLIYLKELTVLNLSFNNLKYLSATSFNNLNKIIQIDLEHNKLQTIPLELLTSIETHIQDILIKDNIIICRCQKNNTWTWIQDHPKIFKSYEVICFNEDYPKEKCDFPLIVQLSIDKHNDNSILVTWLIRNRTAIKALKILYYNENLDSDVKLRAVDQNSSSILLTNLLPNMNYIVCILTMYENTMINIDEENISAINETDNGLTNITSKMRRNLAASIIAQSPASECVSFDTNKKPLSIKIKTNKGFKMSSILNRRTGLIVGCCLGFIVFFVMVTVLLYTKFKERKRIAKSDPAWSEMNDYHSLQSKEDILQHSTTASTDNILLGMTKNRNISFEKMK, translated from the exons atgaaaatattttttcgtttggaggcaaaaagtaatgaaaatgGCATTATCCAATTTATttcgttgttgttttttttccttCCCATTTACCGAGCTCAAAATACCGTGGAGTGCACTGAGGACATAAGGAATAATAAATGTTCTTGTTATACATTCGAAGATG CTACTTATCTTGATTGCCAAGATACGAccataaagaatattaaaaatgctcTCAAAAGAGTAACAAATGTATATTCTTTTTCTATTTACGATCTCGACGGCAGCGAAGAAGCTTTGGGACCACATTTTATACCGCAAGGCGCTTGTATCAAACATATACACATAACGCGTACTAATATAAGAGACTTGGACGATGAAACATTTATGCCACTGAGAAAGTGCCTTGAAACATTGAGCATTGTATCcagcaaaattaaattaataccaCAAAAAGCACTCTCCGGCATGCTAAAACTAATGTCTCTTGAATTAATTTCAAACTATATCGAAGATATTCAAAGTTATAGTTTTTATGGACTGccgttagtaaaattaaatataaagggaaacaTTATTCAACACGTATCTGACACTGCATTCATAACTTTAGAGTCGACACTTTCTGAAATAGATCTTAGTGAAAATAATCTCACATTATTCCCAATCATTTCTCTAGCAAATTTAAAACATcttcaaacattaaaattagcTTGGAATGAAATACATTCAATTGAAAACTTAGAGAATTCTAATCTTTTGTCCTTAGAATATTTAGATTTGGATTCcaacaattttgaatttatttctgAAGACTGCCTTAAATTTAGTCCGTCCCTACAAGTGttatcatttcattttaattttattgctaaCGTTCATCATCGCGCGTTTTATTCACTTGTTAATTTGAAATCATTAGATTTGAGTCATAATAGGATCAAAGTATTACACACAAATctttttcaaaacaataaaaaaattgaatttatagaTTTAAGCCATAACCACTTGCATCATTTTCATGGCTTACTTTGCAATATGCCGTCTCTcagtaaagtatttttaagtcataataatatacttgAAGTGCCAAtagattctttttttaattctagtAAAATTAGTGTTATACACTTAGATAAAAATTGCATACAAACTATAAATAGTGAAAGTTTTAGTGACTTAGAAAATTTAGAAGAATTGCAGGTAGATTACAACTATTTAAATGAAGTGCCACATAGtattttgtcaaataataagaatttaaaaaaattaaaattagacaaTAATAAGTTTAGTGATTTAAATAAAGACGCATTCGTTTCTCTTATAAATCTCAAAGATCTAAGAATTCATAATAACGAGCTcaaatatattgcaaaaaacacttttaataattcaatcaacttagaagaaatttatttaaaccataataaaataactttcattGAGTCTGGGACTTTTGAGAAAATGTCAAATCTCAAATTTATAGCGTTACATAATAACAAACTAACAGATATCGAAAATATATTGCCCAAAATAAATTCTCAATTAGCATTACTTTTTCTCGAATTTAATCGATTAACATCTGTAAGTCATATAGTACTGGGGCCACAAAGGAGGTTACatcaattgaatttaaaaaataatcacttaAAATTTGTATCAAAAGCAACGTTTACTAATCTTACATACCTCACGCGATTAGAAATGAGCCATAACGAACTTATAATAATCGACGATTTTTCATTTCAACGATTGAATTCAGCGCGATATTTGGATTtgcagtataataaaattaaaaacataacgtCTTATACGTTTTTTGGTTTAAGCGAATTAGAAGACTTAGACctttcaaacaataaaatagtatttatttttgatatggcTTTTCATACTTTGAAGAAACTTAGAAGCatcaatttatcttttaatccgttaaaaattcttaataaaaacctatttcaGCAAGGTTTGCCCCTAAGTTCTCTGTTATTAGATAATGCAGAAATTGAACTCATAGAAAATGGCACTTTTCATGGCttaaacaacttaaaatatctcTCCCTTCGGAATAATTCTCTGAAATCTAGTGATTTAATGTGTCTTGACATACCGGGCTTAAAGTATTTATCACTGTCATATAACATCCTCGATTATTTACCCGtagaaacttttttaaatcttcCACTTTTAGAAATCCTTTTACTGGAACACTGTAATTTAGAGAAAATTATAGAAggtagttttattaataacaataatctttttaaaataaacattgcgCAAAATCTTATCAGTGATATACCGGATAAGTTATTTAGTTCGTTTAACTCTATTACTGAATTAAACATTAGTAACAATTTTCTAGACTATATACCGTACAGTATGTTGGATAACTTCACATTAATAGAAACACTAGATATAACTGATAACTTAATACCTACAATTGAAATAAGTGGTCTAGAGAAACTTACCAAATTAAAGTCTTTAATATTACGGAAGAATGAAATACTGACCATTTCGtgtactaaaaaaattatactaaatgaATTGATACAATTTGATATTAGTTTCAACAGACTCAACAATTTACctgaatttatatttgataattttccaaatattcaaaatattaatatttctcacaataaCATAATGcactttgattttttattatcttataaaaaagttGGGGTATCGTtgattaatatagatttaaGTAAAAATCCAGCAATTAGTTGGGCAACAACAAAAAAAGTAGATAATGGTAGTCTCATAGACAGTTTATATGAACTACACATTACCTTAACAAATCTCACAAACATTGAAGATATTACGTttgaattatttacaaatatacaacatctttatttacaatttaataagaTCCGCCGATTATCGATAAGCCCATtctctaaattattttatcttgagAGCTTAGATTTAAGTTACAACAGAATCACTCATTTAAAAACAAGCAACTTTCGTggtctaattaaattaaactcttTGTGTCTATCTAATAACAATATAGAGTCGATGGAATCTTTTGATGAAGATTTAAGTAATCTGAAACTTTTAGatctttcttataataaattacaaaacatcataaatgaacatttaatttatttaaaagaattaacAGTACTAAATCTATCTTTTAACAATCTAAAGTATTTATCAGCTACatcattcaataatttaaataaaattattcaaattgattTGGAACACAATAAACTTCAAACTATACCTCTGGAACTTCTTACGTCGATAGAAACCCACATACAagacatattaataaaag ataatattattatatgtcgtTGTCAAAAGAATAACACCTGGACTTGGATTCAAGATCacccaaaaatatttaagtcttACGAAGTGATTTGTTTTAACGAAGATTATCCAAAGGAAAAATGCGATTTTCCTTTAATCGTTCAATTATCAATTGACAAACACAATGATAATTCAATTTTAGTAACATGGCTAATAAGAAATCGTACTGCAATAAAAGCTCTTAAAATTTTGTACTATAATGAAAACCTAGATTCTGAT GTAAAACTGAGAGCTGTTGACCAAAATTCAAGTTCGATtcttttaactaatttattacCAAATATGAATTACATTGTGTGCATTTTAACCATGTATGAAAATACGATGATAAATATTGATGAAGAGAATATATCAGCGATTAATGAAACAGATAATGGATTAACAAACATCACATCAAAAATGAGACGCAACCTTGCAGCTTCTATAATTGCGCAATCACCAGCTAGTGAATGCGTTTCTTTTGATACAAACAAAAAACctttatctattaaaattaaaacaaacaaggGTTTTAAAATGTCTTCTATTTTAAATAGACGCACTGGATTAATTGTAGGGTGTTGTTTaggttttatagtattttttgtcATGGTCACTGTTTTATTATACACTAAGTTTAAAGAAAGAAAACGTATAGCCAAATCCGATCCAGCTTGGTCAGAAATGAATGACTATCATTCCCTGCAGAGTAAAGAAGATATTTTACAGCATTCAACGACGGCCTCTACGGATAATATCTTATTAGGGATGACAAAAAATCGCAATATATCTTTCGAAAAGatgaagtaa